One stretch of Juglans microcarpa x Juglans regia isolate MS1-56 chromosome 3D, Jm3101_v1.0, whole genome shotgun sequence DNA includes these proteins:
- the LOC121254931 gene encoding triacylglycerol lipase 1: MENSLVAVLILVLCLFASQIRVQFAVTLTGNSNHRPRPRPPDVTLCAQLIQPAGYHCSEHKVQTKDGYLLALQRVSSRTGDIKEQRGPPVLLQHGLFLAGDSWFLDSPKQSLGFILADHDFDVWVGNVRGTRWSHGHISLSDKDKDFWDWSWQELAMYDLTDMISYINSITNTKIFVVGHSQGTIMSLAAFTQPNIEEMVEAAALLCPISYLEHITAPFVLRMVNMHLDQMILAMGIHQLNLRSDWGVNLLDSVCDGHVDCNDLLTSITGENCCFNNSRVDFYLEYEPHPSSSKNLRHLFQMIRKGTFSKYDYGFFKNLKLYGQSKPPVFDLGHIPDSLSLWMAYGGNDDLADVMDVQHTLKELRLKPELLYLENYGHVDFILSVDAKKDLYDHIIKFFRSRGKSSSF, from the exons ATGGAGAATTCATTGGTGGCGGTGTTGATCTTGGTCCTCTGTCTTTTCGCCTCCCAAATCCGCGTACAATTCGCCGTCACCCTCACCGGAAATTCCAATCACCGCCCCCGACCCCGACCTCCTGATGTCACTTTGTGCGCCCAGCTCATTCAGCCCGCGGGATATCATTGCTCCGAACacaag GTTCAAACAAAGGATGGTTACTTATTGGCTCTTCAGCGCGTGTCCTCTCGTACTGGGGATATAAAAGAACAGCGGGGTCCTCCGGTCCTCCTTCAGCATGGTCTCTTCTTG GCAGGTGATTCATGGTTTCTGGATTCTCCAAAGCAATCATTGGGCTTCATCCTTGCAGATCATGATTTTGATGTTTGGGTTGGAAATGTGCGCGGAACACGTTGGAGTCATGGGCATATATCCTTGTCAGATAAAGATAAG GATTTTTGGGATTGGAGTTGGCAGGAATTGGCTATGTATGATCTTACGGACATGATATCCTACATAAATTCTATAACAAACACCAAAATTTTTGTTGTTGGACATTCACAG GGGACAATCATGTCTTTGGCTGCTTTCACTCAACCAAATATAGAGGAAATGGTTGAGGCTGCTGCTCTTTTATGTCCAATATCATACTTGGAACATATCACCGCTCCATTTGTACTTAGAATGGTTAACATGCATCTTGATCAG ATGATTCTTGCCATGGGCATTCATCAACTGAACCTTAGAAG TGATTGGGGGGTCAACCTCTTGGATTCTGTATGTGATGGCCATGTTGACTGCAATGACTTGCTTACTTCTATAACAG GGGAGAATTGTTGCTTCAATAACTCACGAGTGGATTTCTATCTTGAATATGAACCTCACCCATCATCTTCAAAGAACTTGCGTCATCTTTTCCAAA TGATTCGCAAGGGTACCTTTTCCAAGTATGACTATGGATTTTTCAAAAACCTGAAGCTATATGGTCAGTCGAAACCTCCTGTATTTGATCTTGGCCACATACCCGACTCACTATCACTATGGATGGCTTACGGGGGCAACGATGATTTAGCTGATGTGATGGATGTGCAGCATACTCTCAAGGAATTGCGGTTGAAACCAGAGTTGCTTTATCTTGAGAACTATGGTCATGTAGATTTCATTTTGAGTGTAGATGCAAAGAAAGATCTTTATGACcatattattaagttttttaggTCACGGGGAAAGTCTAGTAGTTTCTGA
- the LOC121254932 gene encoding methylthioribose kinase-like: MAFSEFKPLDEKSLIEYIKSVPSLSSKIGSNLDDVTVKEVGDGNLNFVYIVLGPAGSLVIKQALPYIRCIGESWPMTKERAYFEALALREHGQFSPEHVPEVYHFDRTMSLIGMRYFEPPHIILRKGLIAGIEYPFLAEHMSEYMARTLYFTSLLYRTTTDHKHAVAKFCGNVEMCRLTEQVVFSDPYKVSEYNRWTSPYLDGDAEAVREDNILKIEVAELKSKFCERAQALVHGDLHTGSIMVTHESTQVIDPEFAFYGPMGFDIGAFLGNLILAFFAQDGHADQVNDRKTYKEWILRTIEEVWNLFHKKFIALWDEHKDGSGEAYLPAIYNNPELQQLAQKKFMEDLFHDTLGFGAAKMIRRIVGVAHVEDFESITDARKRANCEHRALEVAKLLLMERRNFQAITEVVSAIKKL, from the exons ATGGCTTTCTCGGAGTTCAAGCCGCTGGACGAGAAGTCCCTGATCGAATACATAAAGTCCGTACCCTCCCTCTCCTCTAAGATCGGAAGTAACCTCGACGACGTCACAGTTAAAGAGGTCGGAGATGGTAACCTCAATTTTGTGTACATCGTCCTCGGTCCCGCCGGTTCTCTTGTCATCAAACAG GCTCTTCCATATATACGTTGTATAGGGGAATCTTGGCCTATGACGAAGGAACGGGCATATTTTGAGGCACTAGCTCTGAGAGAGCATGGTCAATTTAGTCCAGAGCATGTGCCTGAAGTTTATCATTTTGATCGTACTATGTCTTTGATTGGCATGCGCTACTTTGAGCCTCCACATATAATCCTGAGAAAAGGATTGATTGCTGGGATTGAGTACCCCTTTCTGGCAGAACACATGTCAGAATACATGGCAAGGACTCTTTATTTCACATCCCTTCTTTATCGTACCACTACGGATCACAAACATGCTG TTGCTAAATTTTGCGGGAATGTGGAGATGTGCAGGCTCACCGAGCAGGTGGTTTTTTCTGACCCGTACAAGGTTTCTGAATATAACCGTTGGACTTCCCCTTATCTTGATGGTGATGCTGAGGCTGTTCGGGaggataatattttgaaaattgaagttGCTGAGTTGAAATCCAA GTTCTGTGAAAGAGCCCAGGCACTTGTACACGGAGATCTCCACACTGGTTCTATCATGGTTACTCATGAGTCGACTCAAGTTATAGATCCTGAATTTGCATTTTATGGGCCTATGGGTTTTGACATTGGAGCATTTCTGGgaaacttgattttggctttctttgcACAAGATGGACATGCTGATCAAGTGAATGACAGAAAA ACATATAAGGAGTGGATTTTGAGGACAATTGAAGAGGTTTGGAATCTATTCCACAAGAAATTCATTGCACTTTGGGATGAGCACAAGGATGGTTCTGGTGAGGCATATCTTCCTGCAATATATAACAATCCAGAGCTTCAGCAGCTTGCACAAAAGAAATTTATGGAGGATTTGTTCCATGACACCCTTGGATTTGGTGCTGCCAAAATGATAAG GAGAATTGTTGGTGTAGCACATGTTGAGGATTTTGAATCAATCACTGATGCTAGGAAACGAGCGAATTGTGAACACCGGGCTCTTGAAGTAGCGAAGTTGCTTCTCATGGAACGGAGGAACTTCCAGGCCATTACTGAAGTTGTTTCGGCCATTAAAAAACTCTAG
- the LOC121254935 gene encoding uncharacterized protein LOC121254935, whose product MAARHIPFLSSFLLILAAIQGIDAVDYTVTNTASNTPGGVRFDNDIGSEYSLQTLASTTDFIWKIFQQTNDADKKNVQKVSLFIDDMDGVAYASNNEIHVSARYISGYTGDLKREITGVLYHEMTHIWQWNGNGETPGGLIEGIADFVRLRSGYVPGHWVQPGQGDKWDQGYDVTARFLDYCNDLRNGFVAELNKKMISAYSANYFVDLLGKSIDQLWSDYKAKYGN is encoded by the coding sequence ATGGCCGCTCGCCACATTCCTTTCCTCTCCAGTTTCCTTCTGATTTTAGCAGCCATTCAAGGCATCGATGCGGTCGACTACACCGTCACTAACACTGCCAGCAACACTCCCGGCGGAGTTCGCTTCGACAACGATATTGGATCTGAATACAGCTTGCAAACATTGGCTTCTACTACGGACTTTATATGGAAGATCTTTCAGCAAACTAATGATGCGGACAAAAAGAACGTGCAGAAAGTGAGTTTGTTCATCGACGACATGGATGGTGTTGCATATGCTAGCAACAATGAGATACACGTAAGCGCCAGATACATCAGTGGCTATACGGGGGATCTAAAAAGAGAAATCACTGGAGTGCTTTACCATGAAATGACACACATATGGCAGTGGAACGGTAACGGAGAAACTCCCGGAGGATTGATCGAAGGAATTGCTGATTTTGTGAGGTTGAGGTCTGGGTACGTACCGGGCCACTGGGTTCAGCCTGGGCAAGGCGATAAGTGGGACCAAGGCTATGATGTTACAGCTCGATTTTTGGACTATTGCAATGATCTTAGAAATGGATTCGTGGCCGAGTTGAATAAGAAAATGATTAGTGCCTATAGTGCTAATTATTTTGTTGATCTACTCGGCAAATCTATTGATCAACTCTGGAGTGACTATAAAGCCAAATACGGAAATTAA
- the LOC121254936 gene encoding uncharacterized protein LOC121254936 gives MAPHIFLISFLVILATIQGIYAVHYTVTNTAINNPGGPRFDKNIGSAYSRQKLVSATNFILRVFQQTNAVADRKNVQKVSLFIDDMGGIAYASNNEIHVSARYINNFSGNVKNEITGVLYHEMTHIWQWNGKGQAPGGLIEGIADFVRLKAGYVPSHWVQPGQGDRWDQGYDVTARFLDYCNDLRNGFVADLNKKMRTGYSANYFTNLLGKSVDMLWSDYKAKYRN, from the coding sequence ATGGCTCCCCACATTTTCCTCATCTCTTTCCTAGTGATCCTAGCAACCATTCAAGGCATCTATGCGGTTCACTACACTGTCACAAATACTGCCATAAACAATCCTGGCGGGCCTCGCTTCGATAAGAATATTGGTTCTGCGTACAGTAGGCAAAAGTTGGTTTCTGCTACAAATTTCATATTGAGAGTCTTCCAGCAAACCAATGCAGTTGCAGACAGAAAGAACGTGCAAAAAGTGAGCTTGTTTATCGACGACATGGGTGGAATCGCATATGCTAGCAACAATGAGATCCACGTTAGTGCGAGATACATCAACAACTTTTCGGGCAATGTGAAAAATGAAATCACCGGAGTGCTTTACCACGAAATGACTCATATATGGCAATGGAATGGTAAGGGGCAGGCTCCAGGAGGATTGATTGAAGGAATTGCTGATTTTGTGAGGTTGAAGGCAGGGTACGTGCCAAGCCACTGGGTGCAGCCTGGACAAGGTGATAGATGGGACCAAGGCTACGATGTTACGGCTAGGTTTTTGGACTATTGTAACGATCTTAGAAATGGGTTTGTCGCTGACTTGAATAAGAAAATGAGGACTGGATATAGTGCTAATTATTTCACCAATCTGCTCGGCAAGTCTGTTGATATGCTCTGGAGTGACTACAAAGCCAAgtatagaaattaa